The following nucleotide sequence is from Streptomyces xiamenensis.
GCTCGACACCTCGCTCACCGAGATCGACGGGACCCTCGCCGACCTCGGCGACAAGACGAGTGACGCCGATGTCTCCCAGGCGGTCGAGAACCTGAAGGAGGCCGTGAACAACATGCAGACGGCGGTCGCCGAGGGGGACACCTCGCCCGACATGACGCCCCTGCGGGACGCGGCGGGCGAGCTGACCAACGTCTGCACCCCCTGAGCGACCCCGGCCGCCGGTGGGTGCGTCCCCCGGGGACGCACCCCCACGGACGCCGGGAAACAGTGCCCCCGCTCAGTCCGCCGACCGGAAGGTGGTGACCGGCCCCGGGACGGCGTCCGGGCGGCCGGTGGCGCGGGTGACGGGCAGGGTGCCGCCGTGCTCCGCGGCGCCCAGCAGCGTGAGCATCACATCCAGGACATGGGCGGCGAGTTCGGCCGAGGCGAGGTGGGGGCGGCCCGTCGCCAGCGCGTCCGCCAGGTCCGCGAGACCGGCTCCGCGCGCGCCGGGCCGGTACCCGGCGGAGGCGGGCAGCGGCTCCCACTCCCCGGTGTCCCGGCTGAGGGAGGTGATCCCGTCGAAGGTGTTCGGGTCCGGGACGGACAGTGTGCCCGTCGTCCCGTAGACCTCGATACTGGGCAGCCGCGCGGCCTGGATGTCGAAGCTCATGACGAGCGTGGTCACGGCGCCGCCCACGTGGTGCAGCAGGCCCGTCACATGGGTGTCCACCTCGACCGGGAAGCGGGTTCCGGCGCGCGGGCCGCTGCCGATGAGGCGCTCCGCCCGGGACCGTGACGCCGCTCCGGCGACCCGGGCGACCGGGCCCAGCAGGTGGACGAGGGCGGAGAGATAGTACGGGCCCATGTCCAGCAGCGGACCGCCCCCGGGCCGGTAGTAGAACTCCGGGTCCGGATGCCATCTCTCGTGCCCGGCCGTGGTCATGAACGCCGTGGCCGCCACGGGCGTACCGATCTCCCCGTCGTCCACCGCCCGGCGGGCGGTCTGGATGCCGGTACCGAGCACCGTGTCCGGGGCGCACCCCACCCGCAGCCCGCGCGCACGGGACTCCGCCAGCAGGACGTCGGCCTCTTCCCGGCGGGCGGCCAGGGGCTTCTCGCTGTAGACGTGCTTACCGGCCCGCAGCGCGGCCAGGCTCACCGTCGCGTGGACCGCGGGGAGGGTGAGATTGAGGACGGCGTCCACATCGTCACGGGCCAGCAGGGCGTCGGCCGTGCCGGCGACGGCGACCTCTCCGGGGAGCGTGCCGGCCAGCCGCTCGGCGCGCGCCCGGTCGAGGTCGGTGACGGCCGCCACGCGCAGGCCGTCCAGGTCCTTCAGGGTCGCGGCGTAGGCGCCACTGATCGCTCCGGCCCCGATGACGCCGACGTTCAGCGGCTTGCCCACAGCAGGCCCCTCTCGGTGAGGGCGCGGACCTGCGGGACGTCGAAGTCGTCCGGCTTGTGGCCGATGGTGGAGACGAACACCCGGCCCTCGCCCCACTCCCTGGTCCACACGGCGGGGACGACGGCGGCGCGCGGCCGGGTGGCGTCCGCGTCGAAGGTGACGGTGGCCAGCACGTCGTTCAGCGGGTCGGTGGCCACCCAGTACTTCTCGGTGTGCACATCGAAGGCGTCCAGACCGGCGATCACCGGGTGGTCGGCACGGCCGGCGACCGGGCTGACGCGGTGGTCGCTGAAGCCGGGCGGGTGCATGAGGAACTGGCCGCCGGTCAGTAGCGCGTACTCCGGGGTCCCCCGGAAGGAGTCGACGATGCCGCCGTGCCAGCCGGCCAGGCCCGTGCCGGCGCGCACGGCGGCGGCCAGGCCCGCGCACTGCTCCCGGCTGATCTCGCCCATGGTCCAGCACTGGACGATCAGGTCGGTGGCGGCCAGGTGTTCGGCGTCCTCGTAGACGTCGAGGGACTGCGCGGTCCGCACCCGGAAGCCGTGCTGCCGCAGAAACGGGAGGAAGAGGTCCGTGGTCTCCACGGGCCGGTGGCCGTCCCAGCCACCGCGCACCACCAGTGCTGTTCGGGTGTCGGAGGTCAAGTCATCACCTTTCGGGAGGGGGTGGGAGGTGTGCCCCGGGTGAAGAAGGGGGTCGGGATGCGGAGGGCGGCACGGTTCCGGGCGGTCGGCCGCGCCGGGGGTCGTGCACGGCGGGGCGGGGCATGCGTGTACGGCGCAGTGTGTTAAACGTTTCATTCCGCCGGAGTGGCACGGGGAAACGTGCGCCGGGAATGTCCGGCGCGCGCCCGCCCCACCCCCAGTACGACACCACCATCGCCGTGGCACACCGCCGTCCGGCCGCCCGCAGCCGTGGGGCGGGAGTGGCGGGCAGGGGTCAGCGGCGGCCGAAGAGTTCCCCCCCGCGATGGCCAGCCGGGTGTCATCCCGCGCCCCGTGCGCGGATTCCGTGGTCAGGCGGAGGACGACGACATCCGAGCCGGTCACCTCGAAGCTCTGCCCGCCGGGCTCGTCGCGCAGGCTGATCGTCTGCTCGTGCGTCGTACCGTCCGTGTCGGTGAGGGCAACGATCATCCCGCAGTGGCTGCCCCGCGCCCTGATCGCCGCGGTACCCATCGGCGCGCTGCTCACCGGGCTGTGGTTCACCGTGCTGCGGCCCACCGTGCAGTCCGCCGTGCGGGACGCGGTGCCCGACGCCGTCCAGGAAGCCGTGGAGGAGATCGACGCGGCCCGCGACGGCGGACTGACCGAGGGCCAGGACAGCGGGCCCGCCGCGGGGGCGGGCGGTGCGGGCGGTGGCGGTGACCCTGCCGGTCAGGGCGCCGGCGGCGCGGACGGCGGCGCCGACGGAGCGGGCGGGGGCGGCGGTGCACCCGCCGCCGGGGAGCCCGGCGGCCCCGGCCTGGCTACCCGGGAACGCCCGCCGTCCACCCCGCCACATCAACCTGATCCAGCCGTTCCGGCCGCCAGCGCGGACGCTGATCCTTGTCGACCAGCAGCGCCCGCACCCCCTCCGCGAAGTCCGCCCCGCGCGCCACCCGGGACGCGAGCAGCAACTCCCGTTCCAGACACACCGCCAGGTCCTCGCTCGCCGCGCCCCGCTCCAGCAACTCGCAGGTCAGCCACAGACTGGTGGGGGAGAACCCGGCCAGCTCCCGCCGGGTCTCCCGCGCCCACGCACCGGGCTCGGCGGCCAGCCGCTCCAGAATCCGTCGCGGGTCCGCGTCCGCGAAGCACCGCCCGATCAGCTCGCGCTGCTCCGCCCACTCCATTCCGGCCGGCGGCGCCGGCCGGGCGAACCGCTCCACCGTCGCCACCACCCCGTCGGCCGGCGTGCGCAACGCCTCCTCAAGACCCGGGAGTTCCTCCCGCGGGACGAAGTGGGTGGCCAGACCGCACTCCAGCGCCCGCGCCGCGTCCAGCCGGGCCCCGGTCAGCCCCAGATACCGGCCCAGCGGCAGCCCCAGCCGGGGCAGGAACCAGCTTGCCCCGACATCGGGGAAGAACCCGATCCTGGTCTCCGGCATCGCGAACACCGCCCGCTCGGTCACCACCCGCACCGAACCGTGCACCGAGATCCCCAGCCCGCCGCCCATCACCAGGCCGTCGATCAGCGACACATACGGCTTGGGGAACCGCGCGATGCGGCCGTTGAGCGCGTACTCGGCGGCGTAGAAGGCGTCCGCCGCCTCCGGCGTCCCCGCCAGCACCGCTTCGCGTGCCGCCCGCACATCACCACCCGCGCAGAACGCCCGGGGCGAGGCGCTGCGCAGCAGCACCCCGCCGACCTCCGGATCGTCCTCCCAGCGCGCCAGCGCCCCCGCCATCGCCGCCACCATCTCCGCCGTCAGCGCGTTCAGCGCGGCCGGCCGGTTCAGCGTCAGCCGCCCCAGACCGCCGGAGACTTCCTGTTCCACCAACTGATCCATGGGCGCACACCCTACGGCGGCGCCCCCCTGCCTCCTACCCGTTCCGCCCCGCCAGTTCCGCGTCCACCCCGGCCAGGGCGGCCACCAGCAGTTCCGCGCCCTCGCGCGCCTCCTCCCCGGTCAGGCTCAGCGGCGGCGCGATCCGCAGGACACTCCCACCGGGCCCGCCGCCCTTGCCGATCAGCAGCCCCGCCTCCCGGGCCCGCTCCAGGACCAGGGCCGCCACCGCCGGATCCGGCTCACCGGTCCCCGGCCGCACCACCTCGACGGCGATCATCAGACCGCGCCCGCGTACCTCCCGTACCAGCGCGAGGTCTTCCGCGCCCGCCACCAGGCGCTCGCGGAGTTCCGCCCCCACCCGGCGGGCGTTCGACTGCAGGTCGTGCTCCAGCAGATACCCCAGGTTCGCCAGCCCGGCCGCCATCGTCACCGGACTGCCGCCGAACGTCGAGATGGAGTTCGCGTCCAGCGCGTCCATGATGTCCGCGCGCCCCACCACGCCCCCGATCGACATCCCGTTGCCGATGCCCTTCGCGAACGTCAGCAGGTCGGGCGGCCCGGCCGCCGCGTGCGCCTGCCAGCCCCAGAAGTGGTCACCGGTACGGCCCCACCCCGTCTGCACCTCGTCGCTGATCCACACGATCCCCTCCCGCGCCAGCACCTCACGGAAGGCCGCGAACAGCCCGTCGGGCCCGGAGGTGAAACCGCCCACCCCCTGCACGGGTTCGGCGATCAGCGCCGCCACCCCGGCCGGGCGGGTGTGCGCCAGCATGTCCTCCAGGTCGGCCACCGCCGCCGCGATGAACTCCTCGTCCGGCAACGCGGCGTACGGGCCACGCGTCCGTACACCGCCGTGCACGTACAGGGTCTGCAGCGGCGAGAGGGTGGTCGGCGACCAGGCCGCGTTGCCGGTGATCCCCACCGTGGAGAAGGACCGCCCGTGGTAGCTGTTGCGCATCGCCAGCACCTGGTTGGCGCCCCCGCGGTACGCCGAGGCCAGCAGCAGCGCCGCGTCGTTCGCCTCGGTGCCCGACGTCGTGAAGAACACCCGGGCGTCCTCGATCCCCGACAGATCCGCGATCCGCTCCGCCAGTTCCACCATCGGACGGCTCAGATACAGCGTCGAGGAGTGCACCAGGCGCTGCGCCTGCTCGCCGACCGCCTTCGCCACCTCCGGCAGCGCGTGCGCCGTCATCGTCGTCAGGATGCCGCCGAAGAAGTCCAGATAGCGGTTGCCGTCCGCGTCCCACACATGCCGGCCCGCGCCGTGCGTGAGCTCCAGCGGCCGCTCGTAGTAGAGCGTGAGCCACCGCGGCAGGACGGCCCGGTGCCGCTCGTGCAGGGAGCCGGTCCGCGCGCTCATGGCCGCACCAGCCCCTCGTACGCGTCCGGCCGCCGGTCCCGGTAGAACGCCCACTGCCGCCGCACCTCCCCGATCGCCGAGAAGTCCAGATCCCGCACCAGCAGTTCCTCCTCCTGGTCGCTCGCCACCTCGCCCACGAACCGCCCGCGCGGATCCACGAAGTAGCTGGTGCCGTAGAAGTCGTTGTCGCCGTACTCCTCCGTACCCACCCGGTTGATCGCCGCCACGAAGTAGCCGTTGGCCACGGCCGCCGCCGGCTGCTCCAGCTGCCACAGATGCGCCGAGAGACCGCGCGAGGTGGCCGAGGGGTTGAACACCAGCTGGGCCCCGGCCAGCCCCAGCGCCCGCCAGCCCTCGGGGAAGTGCCGGTCGTAGCAGATGGAGACACCGATCCGGCCCGCCGCCGTGTCGAA
It contains:
- a CDS encoding aspartate aminotransferase family protein, with translation MSARTGSLHERHRAVLPRWLTLYYERPLELTHGAGRHVWDADGNRYLDFFGGILTTMTAHALPEVAKAVGEQAQRLVHSSTLYLSRPMVELAERIADLSGIEDARVFFTTSGTEANDAALLLASAYRGGANQVLAMRNSYHGRSFSTVGITGNAAWSPTTLSPLQTLYVHGGVRTRGPYAALPDEEFIAAAVADLEDMLAHTRPAGVAALIAEPVQGVGGFTSGPDGLFAAFREVLAREGIVWISDEVQTGWGRTGDHFWGWQAHAAAGPPDLLTFAKGIGNGMSIGGVVGRADIMDALDANSISTFGGSPVTMAAGLANLGYLLEHDLQSNARRVGAELRERLVAGAEDLALVREVRGRGLMIAVEVVRPGTGEPDPAVAALVLERAREAGLLIGKGGGPGGSVLRIAPPLSLTGEEAREGAELLVAALAGVDAELAGRNG
- a CDS encoding enoyl-CoA hydratase/isomerase family protein, translated to MDQLVEQEVSGGLGRLTLNRPAALNALTAEMVAAMAGALARWEDDPEVGGVLLRSASPRAFCAGGDVRAAREAVLAGTPEAADAFYAAEYALNGRIARFPKPYVSLIDGLVMGGGLGISVHGSVRVVTERAVFAMPETRIGFFPDVGASWFLPRLGLPLGRYLGLTGARLDAARALECGLATHFVPREELPGLEEALRTPADGVVATVERFARPAPPAGMEWAEQRELIGRCFADADPRRILERLAAEPGAWARETRRELAGFSPTSLWLTCELLERGAASEDLAVCLERELLLASRVARGADFAEGVRALLVDKDQRPRWRPERLDQVDVAGWTAGVPG
- a CDS encoding Gfo/Idh/MocA family protein; the encoded protein is MGKPLNVGVIGAGAISGAYAATLKDLDGLRVAAVTDLDRARAERLAGTLPGEVAVAGTADALLARDDVDAVLNLTLPAVHATVSLAALRAGKHVYSEKPLAARREEADVLLAESRARGLRVGCAPDTVLGTGIQTARRAVDDGEIGTPVAATAFMTTAGHERWHPDPEFYYRPGGGPLLDMGPYYLSALVHLLGPVARVAGAASRSRAERLIGSGPRAGTRFPVEVDTHVTGLLHHVGGAVTTLVMSFDIQAARLPSIEVYGTTGTLSVPDPNTFDGITSLSRDTGEWEPLPASAGYRPGARGAGLADLADALATGRPHLASAELAAHVLDVMLTLLGAAEHGGTLPVTRATGRPDAVPGPVTTFRSAD
- a CDS encoding ThuA domain-containing protein codes for the protein MTSDTRTALVVRGGWDGHRPVETTDLFLPFLRQHGFRVRTAQSLDVYEDAEHLAATDLIVQCWTMGEISREQCAGLAAAVRAGTGLAGWHGGIVDSFRGTPEYALLTGGQFLMHPPGFSDHRVSPVAGRADHPVIAGLDAFDVHTEKYWVATDPLNDVLATVTFDADATRPRAAVVPAVWTREWGEGRVFVSTIGHKPDDFDVPQVRALTERGLLWASR